The DNA sequence AAAGAGGGCTTAAACGCGCATTGATCGCTTGCGGCTATGATCAAATTTCGCCTCGTCATCTCGCTTGGAAGGGCTAAAAATTTGACGTTTTTTAGCGGACGGATCTCGCCGTTTGCATCTATCTTTAGGACTTCGCGGCTCTCATACGCGCCAAAAACCCGCACCTCCTCGATGAAAACCGTTTTTTCGGGCCTATTTTCGCACTCTTTAAATTTATCCTCCGCGCCGCCTAGCATAAAATAATTCGTCCTGGGCGCAGGCTTTGCCAAAACGCTACAACCGCTAAAAAACAGCGCCGCCAGAGCTAAAACCGTGCTTAAAATTTTCATTTTTCGTCCTTTTTCTGCGTGTCTTTAAAGAAAAACTCGTACGGGTCGTCCTCGAGTCTAAAAAGGGTATTTCTGAAATCCGAAATGAGCTTTTGGAAGCTAAGCAGCGTCCTCTCCGTCTCGTCGCCAATCGTATTTAGCGCGTCTTTTACGTCGTATTCGCCGCTTTTTATCTTTTCTGCTATCGCGGTTTGTAGATTTTTTAGCGCCTGCGCGGCGTCTGCAGCCTTGGTCGTAAACGAATTTACGAACTCAAGCGTGCCCGAGGCGTTTTTTAGCGCTTTTTTTAGCTCGGTTAGCGTCAAATTTGCATTTGCCAAAACCTCGTTCGCGTTTGCGATAGTCGCGTTTATATCGAGATTTCCGGCGTTTATCTTCTTCGCGGCTTCATCAACCGAAACCAGGATAGACGAAAATTTAGCCGCGTTTTCGTCGCTTAAAAATTTATTGATATTTTTAAAGGTAGACTCTAAATTTTTCGTTAGATACTCGGCTCTGTCGCCGATTTTGTCAAAAAAACTCGCCTCAAGCCCGATGTAGGCCTTTTCGTTTTTATCAAAGAGCGGGCTATCCATGCTGCCGCGCGAGATATTTAGGTAGCCGATGCCCGTGATGCCCTGTATCTCCGCAGACGCCGTGCTATCGGTTCTTATCGGTATATCTTTCCTTACGGAGAGCTCAAGCTCGATGAGGGCCTCTTTTTCGTCGGCAAAGCGAATATCCTTGACCGTGCCCGCGTCTACGCCGATAAATTTGACCGTGGAGTCCTTTTTGATGCCGCTTGGCAGGCTTGTAGTTTTGATGAAATACGACCTGTAATCATCGGCTTTTTTCCCGTATCCGCCCAGCCACCACGCCGCGATGCCTAGCGCGCTCACGACGAGCACGAAAAAGAGGCCTATCAAAGTATAATTTATTTTATTTCCCACCGTTTTTCCTTGTTTTTAAAAGCTCTTCGAGCGGATTTTCGGGCATTTGCATCAGCTGCTCAAAAGTCCCCTCGAAGGCTATCTTTTTATCCTGAAGTATCAAAAATCTATCCAAAATCGTACAAATGCTGTCTATATCGTGCGTCACCATCACGACCGTGACGCCAAGCGTATCTCGTAGCTCGACCACTAGCTCGTCAAAGGCGCGCGCGCTGCTTGGATCAAGGCCGGAGTTTGGCTCGTCTAAAAACAAAATTTTAGGACTCAGCACCAGCGCTCTAGCCATCGCTACGCGCTTTTTCATACCGCCGCTTAGCTCGCTTGGGTATTGCAGCGCGACGTTTTCGCTAAGGCCTACTTTTTGCAGCCAAAACATCGCTATCTCGCGCATAGAGCGCTCGCTCATACCGCTATACTCTTTTAGTAGGATGTAGATATTTTCCAGCACGTTCATCGAGGTATAAAGCGCACCGAACTGAAACATCACGCTGCATGCGAGCTTCATCTCCTGTCTAGCCGCTTCGTCTAGCGACCATAGATCGCGCCCTAACATCTCGACTTTGCCGGCGCTTGGCTCTTTTAGATATATCATAGTTTTCATCAGCGTCGACTTGCCCGTGCCGCTACCGCCCAGTAGCCCGTAAATTTCAGCCTCGTTTACGTGAAAATTTAGCCCGTCGTGGATCACTCTGTCGCCGAATTTCGTCGTTAAATCAGTCGCTTTTATTATCATTTATATGCCTAACTGCGTGAAAATAATCGAAAACAGCGCGTCCACCATGATCACGCCAAATATCGCATTTACCACGCTCACGGTCGTATATGTGCCCACGCTTTGGGTGTTTCCGCTGATCTGAAAGCCTCTCATGCAGCCGATAAACGCGATCACGACGCCAAAAAACGGTGCCTTAAAAAGCCCGACGTAAAGATGCTTGATCTCCACCTCTTGACCAAACCTCGCTAGATAGCTATCAAAGCTGATGTTTAGGTAGTTTTCCATCACGACCATCTCGCCGAAAATCCCCGCCACGTCGGCTAAAAACACGATAAGAGGCATGGCTACGATGAGAGCTATCACGCGAGGCAGAACGAGAAATTTAAACGGATCAAATCCCATCGTTTTCATCGCGTCGATCTCTTCGGTGATTTTCATAACGCCGATTTGCGCGGTAAAGCTTGACGCCAGGCGCCCCGCCACGATGATAGCGGCGATGAGCGGAGCTATCTCGCGCAGGGTCAAAAGACCCATCATCTCGACGATTATTATCGTAGCGCCGAAACTCTCGAGCAAATTTGAACCCTGATATGCCAGCACGATGCCGATGAGAAAAGAGGTGAGGCACACGATAAAAACCGACTTTATGCCCGCATCCTCGAAATAAGCCAAAATTTCCTTCACGCGGATATTTTTTAGCATGAATATCTTGCTAAATTTAACCAAAAACTCGCCCATGAAATTTAAAAATGCGCAAAATCC is a window from the Campylobacter massiliensis genome containing:
- a CDS encoding ABC transporter ATP-binding protein, with protein sequence MIIKATDLTTKFGDRVIHDGLNFHVNEAEIYGLLGGSGTGKSTLMKTMIYLKEPSAGKVEMLGRDLWSLDEAARQEMKLACSVMFQFGALYTSMNVLENIYILLKEYSGMSERSMREIAMFWLQKVGLSENVALQYPSELSGGMKKRVAMARALVLSPKILFLDEPNSGLDPSSARAFDELVVELRDTLGVTVVMVTHDIDSICTILDRFLILQDKKIAFEGTFEQLMQMPENPLEELLKTRKNGGK
- a CDS encoding MlaE family ABC transporter permease, which codes for MPLFLKFESEFYKCEQSGGKLTINLKNDWNYKLPAQIWTQTAALIGSKKFNKIVLNFKDVKELDYAAALFFKNTFLNARKEYELVNLNPYAQKIFDSINSEINPKIKQIIDAKPNENPFSQIGKNLTAFFAGFCAFLNFMGEFLVKFSKIFMLKNIRVKEILAYFEDAGIKSVFIVCLTSFLIGIVLAYQGSNLLESFGATIIIVEMMGLLTLREIAPLIAAIIVAGRLASSFTAQIGVMKITEEIDAMKTMGFDPFKFLVLPRVIALIVAMPLIVFLADVAGIFGEMVVMENYLNISFDSYLARFGQEVEIKHLYVGLFKAPFFGVVIAFIGCMRGFQISGNTQSVGTYTTVSVVNAIFGVIMVDALFSIIFTQLGI
- a CDS encoding MlaD family protein, producing the protein MGNKINYTLIGLFFVLVVSALGIAAWWLGGYGKKADDYRSYFIKTTSLPSGIKKDSTVKFIGVDAGTVKDIRFADEKEALIELELSVRKDIPIRTDSTASAEIQGITGIGYLNISRGSMDSPLFDKNEKAYIGLEASFFDKIGDRAEYLTKNLESTFKNINKFLSDENAAKFSSILVSVDEAAKKINAGNLDINATIANANEVLANANLTLTELKKALKNASGTLEFVNSFTTKAADAAQALKNLQTAIAEKIKSGEYDVKDALNTIGDETERTLLSFQKLISDFRNTLFRLEDDPYEFFFKDTQKKDEK